A region of the Bacteroidia bacterium genome:
TAAACGTCTATTGCGCCAGTGGAACCTCGGCCAGCTTCCCGATATCGCTCGACGAGTTGAACAAGATATTTTACACGAATAGCAGTAAAATAAATGATATTACTTCGCTGTTTATTCTCGTTTGCCAACACTTTGGAAGGCTAGCCCATGAACAATAGCCTCAGCAGAAATTCGGTATTGGTAGCAAGCAAGGAACAAGTGTCTGCTGATCTGTCCTCTGACACCTCAGGTAGCGCCGTAATCTTAAGTCTCAAGGACGGTATGTACTATGAACTGAAGGAGGTTGCAGCTCGTGTTTGGAGCCTCATTCAGCAACCACGCTCTATCCAAGCTGTTCTTGATATACTGCTTGAAGAGTACGAAGTGGAAACCGGGCGATGTGAAGCAGATTTGATCGCGCTGGCCGAAGACCTGTCCAAGCGAGGTCTCATTAACATAGAAATGAATTTTAAGTCATAATTTACACTGATTATCGGCTTTGAAAAACTCGTTAAATTTTATTGATGGACTTCGAGTAGATAGAGCCCTAAAGTTCGTTTGGAACGCGGCTCCTCAATGGACTGTCCTTGGCACCTTCTTGCTTATCATCCAAAGTGTGGTCCCTTTGGCCACTCTTTATATCTTCAAGCTTGTGGTCGATCATCTCACTAAAGAAAATGGGTATTCCGCTGTTGGAATTGACTTTCAAAACCTTGTAACTCTAATAGCTGTCGCATTGGGGTTGGCCGTCATTGGTAATCTGTGTAATGCCTTGATGGGTTACACGAGCGAAATGCAGACGCATCTCGTTGCCGATTATATGCAGCGTCTTGTTCAGGCGAAATCCATCGATATGGATCTTGCCTACTACGAACATTCCCAATTTTATGACAAGTTGCATAGGGCTCAGCGTGAAGCACCATCGCGCCCCCTGCGCATCATTTCCGGATTGACTGCACTCGCTTTAAACAGCCTGACATTGTTAAGTGCTTTTGCTCTCTTGCTGATGTTTAATTGGGCTGTCGTTGTGGCGGTATTAGCAGCTTCCATTCCTGTACTCATATACCG
Encoded here:
- a CDS encoding PqqD family peptide modification chaperone, with protein sequence MNNSLSRNSVLVASKEQVSADLSSDTSGSAVILSLKDGMYYELKEVAARVWSLIQQPRSIQAVLDILLEEYEVETGRCEADLIALAEDLSKRGLINIEMNFKS
- a CDS encoding ABC transporter transmembrane domain-containing protein; this encodes MKNSLNFIDGLRVDRALKFVWNAAPQWTVLGTFLLIIQSVVPLATLYIFKLVVDHLTKENGYSAVGIDFQNLVTLIAVALGLAVIGNLCNALMGYTSEMQTHLVADYMQRLVQAKSIDMDLAYYEHSQFYDKLHRAQREAPSRPLRIISGLTALALNSLTLLSAFALLLMFNWAVVVAVLAASIPVLIYRIKYAEELYQLNREKTASERLSRYFNDVITTAENAKEVRAFGFGPLIAYRFSEIRLMIRASLHRISAQAYRRQFITESTAALAGYGALAFIAYAAVQKSITLGEMVMYFGAFQVAIGSLRPTLSGLAELYENNLFLSTLYEFLDVNKSVPDPVKPKEMPRPWRSGLSVEN